In the Bicyclus anynana chromosome 6, ilBicAnyn1.1, whole genome shotgun sequence genome, one interval contains:
- the LOC112053479 gene encoding phosphatidylinositol N-acetylglucosaminyltransferase subunit A, producing MISQTEPLKTKKRHVICMASDFFYPNTGGVEEHIYNLSQCLIKRGHKVIVITHCYDDRVGVRYLTAGLKVYYLPIRVFYHQCALPTMICNIAIVRYILIRECVEIVHGHSAFSVLAHEVSMIGKLMGLKTVFTDHSLFGFADMSAVLTNKYLQLCLCECDACICVSHTGKENTVLRAKVRAHKVSVIPNAVDAYTFTPDPSQRDPNVVTIVIISRLVYRKGVDLMAAVIADMCPRYSNIRFIIGGDGPKMWLLQEVRERKGFQHCVTLLGSLKHSEVRNVLVKGDIFLNTSLTEAYCMAIVEAASCGLKVVSTKVGGIPEVLPESMIYLTEPNVTSIVAGIESAMKDLKNGNILCPYQCNKMVRKMYNWMDITRRTEIVYNRILLNKNKVLGQQLRSYLNCGVWPFLLVISLMYLLLQLIERLYKRKHIDIARDFKL from the exons ATGATTAGTCAGACG GAGCCACTTAAAACTAAGAAAAGGCATGTAATATGTATGGCTTCGGACTTCTTCTATCCTAACACTGGTGGCGTTGAAGAACACATATACAACCTCTCGCAATGTCTGATCAAACGTGGACACAAAGTCATCGTGATAACTCACTGCTATGACGATCGTGTTGGTGTACGATACTTAACAGCAGGTCTCAAGGTCTACTACCTGCCTATCAGGGTGTTTTATCATCAATGTGCTTTGCCCACCATGATATGCAACATTGCAATCGTTCGGTACATCCTAATACGTGAATGTGTTGAGATAGTTCATGGTCATTCCGCGTTTAGTGTCTTAGCACACGAGGTGTCTATGATCGGTAAATTGATGGGTCTAAAAACAGTGTTCACTGATCACAGCTTGTTCGGTTTTGCTGATATGTCAGCTGTGCTAACCAACAAGTATCTACAGCTATGTTTATGCGAGTGTGATGCGTGTATCTGTGTGTCTCACACAGGGAAGGAGAACACTGTGTTAAGAGCTAAAGTTAGAGCTCACAAAGTATCAGTCATACCAAATGCTGTTGATGCATATACTTTCACACCAGACCCAAGCCAAAGAGATCCTAATGTTGTCACAATAGTTATTATATCAAGATTAGTATATAGAAAAGGTGTCGACTTAATGGCTGCCGTAATAGCAGATATGTGTCCAAGATACTctaatattagatttattataGGAGGTGATGGGCCAAAAATGTGGTTATTACAAGAAGTTAGAGAACGTAAGGGCTTCCAACACTGTGTCACCTTGTTGGGTAGTTTGAAACATTCCGAAGTTAGAAATGTACTAGTCAAAggtgatatatttttaaacacttcACTGACTGAGGCATATTGTATGGCTATAGTAGAAGCAGCATCTTGTGGGCTAAAAGTTGTATCAACCAAAGTTGGAGGCATACCAGAAGTTTTGCCAGAGAGCATGATATATTTGACAGAACCCAATGTTACCAGCATAGTAGCTGGTATAGAATCTGCtatgaaagatttaaaaaatggcAACATTCTCTGCCCATACCAGTGCAATAAAATGGTGAGGAAAATGTACAATTGGATGGACATCACTCGGCGTACAGAAATAGTGTACAAtcgaattttattaaataaaaacaaagtgtTGGGGCAACAGTTAAGGAGTTATCTAAACTGTGGTGTGTGGCCATTCCTCTTAGTTATaagtttaatgtatttattattacaattaattgaAAGATTATACAAGAGAAAGCACATAGATATAGCAAGGGATTTTAAATTGTAG
- the LOC112053481 gene encoding clathrin light chain isoform X1 has translation MVYLYDVDIVIFVNLENLKYLIYFTNTMDDFGDSFVQPEVDPAADFLAREQNQLAGLEDDLETSAPPPVGTLSSNGFDDFVEVPSAAAFEANGLLDDDLAPAPAPAHAPAVAPVFRQEREEPEKIKLWREEQKKRLEEKDEEEERKKQEMLKVAKKELEDWYKTHEEQIGKTKAANRESAKNAEKALARGSESGPEEGNEWARVSELCDFGPRRGRDVARLRSIVLQLKQSGVRPNYPPRSTKVA, from the exons ATGGTTTATTTATACGACGTCGACATTGTCATCTTtgttaatttagaaaatttgaaaTACTTAATTTACTTTACAAATACCATGGATGATTTTGGCGACAGCTTCGTCCAGCCCGAGGTGGACCCCGCTGCGGACTTCTTAGCTCGCGAACAGAACCAGTTGGCTGGTCTAGAGGATGACTTGGAAACCAGTGCTCCGCCCCCTGTAGGCACTTTATCATCCAATGGATTCGATGATTTCGTTG AAGTACCAAGTGCTGCTGCATTCGAAGCAAATGGCCTGCTGGATGATGACCTAGCGCCTGCACCAGCTCCTGCCCACGCACCTGCGGTAGCTCCTGTGTTCAGGCAAGAGAGAGAGGAGCCAGAAAAGATCAAACTGTGGAGGGAAGAACAAAAGAAGAGATTGGAAGAAAAAG ATGAAGAGGAGGAAAGAAAGAAACAGGAAATGTTGAAGGTGGCCAAGAAAGAGCTGGAAGACTGGTACAAGACTCACGAGGAGCAAATTGGCAAGACCAAAGCTGCTAACAG GGAGTCTGCTAA gaaCGCAGAAAAAGCCCTAGCACGGGGCTCAGAGAGTGGTCCCGAGGAAGGCAATGAGTGGGCCCGTGTATCAGAGCTGTGCGACTTTGGTCCGCGTCGCGGCAGGGACGTGGCGCGACTCCGTTCCATCGTGCTGCAGCTCAAACAGTCTGGTGTGCGACCTAACTACCCGCCAAGATCTACTAAAGT AGCTTGA
- the LOC112053481 gene encoding clathrin light chain isoform X2 encodes MVYLYDVDIVIFVNLENLKYLIYFTNTMDDFGDSFVQPEVDPAADFLAREQNQLAGLEDDLETSAPPPVGTLSSNGFDDFVEVPSAAAFEANGLLDDDLAPAPAPAHAPAVAPVFRQEREEPEKIKLWREEQKKRLEEKDEEEERKKQEMLKVAKKELEDWYKTHEEQIGKTKAANRNAEKALARGSESGPEEGNEWARVSELCDFGPRRGRDVARLRSIVLQLKQSGVRPNYPPRSTKVA; translated from the exons ATGGTTTATTTATACGACGTCGACATTGTCATCTTtgttaatttagaaaatttgaaaTACTTAATTTACTTTACAAATACCATGGATGATTTTGGCGACAGCTTCGTCCAGCCCGAGGTGGACCCCGCTGCGGACTTCTTAGCTCGCGAACAGAACCAGTTGGCTGGTCTAGAGGATGACTTGGAAACCAGTGCTCCGCCCCCTGTAGGCACTTTATCATCCAATGGATTCGATGATTTCGTTG AAGTACCAAGTGCTGCTGCATTCGAAGCAAATGGCCTGCTGGATGATGACCTAGCGCCTGCACCAGCTCCTGCCCACGCACCTGCGGTAGCTCCTGTGTTCAGGCAAGAGAGAGAGGAGCCAGAAAAGATCAAACTGTGGAGGGAAGAACAAAAGAAGAGATTGGAAGAAAAAG ATGAAGAGGAGGAAAGAAAGAAACAGGAAATGTTGAAGGTGGCCAAGAAAGAGCTGGAAGACTGGTACAAGACTCACGAGGAGCAAATTGGCAAGACCAAAGCTGCTAACAG gaaCGCAGAAAAAGCCCTAGCACGGGGCTCAGAGAGTGGTCCCGAGGAAGGCAATGAGTGGGCCCGTGTATCAGAGCTGTGCGACTTTGGTCCGCGTCGCGGCAGGGACGTGGCGCGACTCCGTTCCATCGTGCTGCAGCTCAAACAGTCTGGTGTGCGACCTAACTACCCGCCAAGATCTACTAAAGT AGCTTGA